In Myxococcaceae bacterium JPH2, the following are encoded in one genomic region:
- a CDS encoding YggU family protein — MAPPWLRVVPDGIELTVLVQPRASRTRVVGEHDGQLKIQLAAPPVDGEANAALVEFLAKQLGVPRRQVTLTAGDASRRKRVVVQGIDAARAEAVISGKP, encoded by the coding sequence GTGGCGCCCCCCTGGCTCCGAGTCGTTCCGGACGGCATTGAACTCACCGTGCTCGTCCAGCCCCGAGCCTCGCGCACCCGGGTGGTGGGCGAGCACGACGGGCAGCTCAAGATTCAGCTCGCGGCGCCCCCCGTGGACGGCGAGGCCAATGCCGCCCTGGTCGAGTTCCTCGCCAAGCAACTGGGCGTCCCCCGCCGGCAGGTCACCCTGACCGCTGGCGACGCATCGCGCCGCAAACGCGTCGTCGTGCAAGGGATTGATGCGGCGCGGGCCGAGGCTGTTATCTCTGGGAAACCGTGA
- a CDS encoding DivIVA domain-containing protein gives MKITPLDIRQKRFETALRGFSRREVEAYLELIAGEFEEVVKENIAQKEELKRTQLKLEQHQERERTLQETMVTAQRISEDLKDAAKKEAEIIIADAEHQAEKIVHGAHQRLVQVVEDINELKRQRTQFESQVRSVVEAHRKLLETFAGPSFADRDHARVEDNVAFLTQKKAHGAE, from the coding sequence ATGAAAATCACCCCGCTCGACATCCGGCAGAAGCGCTTCGAGACGGCCCTGCGTGGCTTCTCGCGCCGAGAGGTGGAGGCCTACCTGGAACTCATCGCCGGCGAGTTCGAGGAGGTGGTGAAGGAGAACATCGCCCAGAAGGAGGAGCTGAAGCGCACGCAGCTCAAGCTCGAGCAGCACCAGGAGCGCGAGCGCACCCTCCAGGAGACGATGGTCACCGCGCAGCGCATCAGCGAGGACCTCAAGGACGCCGCCAAGAAGGAGGCGGAGATCATCATCGCGGACGCCGAGCACCAGGCGGAGAAGATCGTCCACGGCGCCCACCAGCGGCTCGTCCAGGTGGTCGAGGACATCAACGAGCTGAAGCGCCAGCGCACCCAGTTCGAGTCCCAGGTCCGCTCGGTGGTGGAGGCCCATCGCAAGCTCCTGGAGACCTTCGCGGGCCCCTCCTTCGCGGACCGGGACCACGCGCGCGTCGAGGACAACGTCGCCTTCCTGACCCAGAAGAAGGCCCACGGCGCCGAGTAG